The genome window CGCGCGGGGGCCGCTGGGAGGGAGCGCGAGGATGGTGGCCGGCGCCTTCCCGCTGGCCAAGCTGATGTACTTGGGCGTCCGGCAGCTCTCCAAGCCCCTGGCCGCGCGCATCAAGGCAGGGGCGCGCGCCAGCCCCTTCTTCCGCCAGTACATCTGCGGGCCTCCCGcgcagagtgagtgagtgagggagagaGAGTCCGCGCGGACGCCTCGCGGAGCGGGCCAATAGGAGCGCCTGGGGGGCGGGGCGCGAGCAGGGAGGCTGCCAATGGGCGCGCGATGGGTGGAGGGCGGGGCCACGGAAAGCTGGAGAGGGGTGACATTGTGAGGCTGCACGTGGTCTGGTTGAGGGCTGGGCAAGGATGCCTGATTGGAAAGGGGCCTCCCAGTGTCAGAGCAGTCCACCTGAGTCTCTCCCTCTGTTGGGGTCAGAATGCTGGGCAGGATCCTTGACTGCCCAACTGGCCTTGGCCTAGATTCTGCGGGCTTGTGCAAAGTGCCTGTCCCTCGCTTGAACTTAAAAGGGCTTGGCATTGAGCCAGGGGGAGTAAGTTCGATGGGCGCACTGGGAGAGTTGCTTTGGGGGCATCAGCTGCAAGAGCACCACTAAGCATGTGCAGATTTCATACCTCAGGCGGAGTTTCCAATCCATACTCTTAAATCAGCCCGtgtcccacctagaggttggcaacttgaTTGAAGGCTCTCTGTTGTCAATATGCAGGGAGCTTCCCCTGAAAACAGGGTTGGGGTGGAGGATTGTAGGATTTCCACCTTcagttgggatattcctggatatCTTGCAGTGCGGGGAGGTGgacctgggaagggtggggtctgCGGAGGGGAAGGACTACTTCGGGTATAGTGCTGTaatgccagtgtaaaatggctgtgactgtccaacatgtacttttagagtgccCTATCTAGGATTCCCCTCGCTCCATGTATATCCATCCCTTAATAGGTCAAATATTGATATGTATTCTATTATGAATTTTCTTCTCAATGGTTCTTCTGACctcatttgtgaaaatgttgccAGCTTTCTGAAACATGACCTGGCCAagcgtaattttttttttttacaaaatagtcaTGGTTAATTTATCTCTCATCGtgttatatatataggggtttgtaTGCGGAgactcaatgtattttttttacatactTAACAGGTTCAGTTaattgataatttttttaaaaaatactgtaatttataatACCAGTAAAGGACATTATACTGTCTGTAGagttcattctccaaagcagctgttttttccAAGGGATGTGATTTATGTTTAGGGTCCCATACGCTGGTAATCTGAAGAGGGGGGAGATATGGCAGTAGGCAGAGGGGTGTTGAGGAAGGGAGATGCAGCCGGGCTCCTTGTTCCTCCAGTCTCCAGCAATTCTCCCACTTTGACAATAATGTTGAACATTTCTTCATGATGAAATTTAGGACTTGGCTGGCGTGACCAAGACCCAGCTGGGGCCAGAGGATGTAGCATCTCTCACCCCACTGACCCCTCCAGCTGACCCAGTATTTCATCAGTCGGGACaaggaaggcaggggggtggAGTGGTGATCCTCATCCAAAATGGTGCACCTGAGGTCATGGCGTGGTGTGTGGGAACCTGAAGTGACGTGCTGGGGAGAAACCGGTATTCTGCTGGTGTTCTGACCACTTGATGTGCCATCAGTGGGCACCTTGCCAGAGTTGGCTGAGGCGATCTCCATGTGGACCTTACAGTTCTCCTGTTCACTtgtattgggggggtggggcggggcgtaGGTTTAAGATCGCATATCCAGGGCAGTGAGCTATTTGGACTGGTCTGTGGAGACTGATGGACCCGATTGGGTTCTGGAATACTCTGCAGGATTTCTCCAGTTCTGCCTTCGGTTCCCTCAATGAGCCAGTTGTGGAGTACTGTAATTCCCTCCGATTCACCATTGATGGGGTTGGTCCTTGACGCCTTCTGCAGACCCGCTGTTTTCCCCTCCTTGGTATGCTGAAGCATTGTGGGGTATGAAGAGGGTCTCCAGACAACTTGAGCAAAACTGGAGAACTTGTAGCAAAGGGACAGGGGCTACCTTTAGAAAGCAGTGGAAGGCCTCTGAGGTAACAGTGAAGGATTCTTCCTTGTTTGCCTCCATCGGGTGTGCTAGTTTGCGTCTAGCATCATTGTTTAGGATAGTTCGGCAGCTGACCTCACCTAATACGGGTTCCCAGAATTATAGCGATTCAGCCATTGGTTGTGACAAATTTGCAGACtttttttgcaggggaaaaaCTGCACCTTCGCCGTGACCTCTCACCTTCCAATCAacagtgttctgggggcatggtgagttCATTCTTGTCCAGTTTGAGTCCCCTTCCGCCTCCTCTCTGTTGCAGATGTGGACAAGATCCTGGTGTCTGTGAAGTCAACAACCTGCTCCATAGATCCCTGCCCTTCACGTCtgactaaggcaggggtgtccaattctggagcttcagatgttaatggactacaattcccaccagcccctgctggcatgggcaattggcaggggatgatgggaattgtagtccatgaacatctggagcaccagagttggacacccctggactaagGCCTGCTGTGAGATGGTTGGATGCGCTCTGACTGAGATTGCTAATCTGTCCCTCAGTCAGGGTTACTTCCCTCGGTCACTGAAGGAAGTTAACGTGAGGCCCTTTCTGAAAAACCACCATTGGATTCTGATGACCCAGCCAGTTACCATTCACTGTCCCATTTACTGTCCCTGGGGAAAGTGGCTGAGCCGAGCCGTGACAAATCAACTGCAGGAGTTCTTGGATGAGACATATGTATTTGTCCCCTTCCAGTTTTGGTACTGAGAGGGTGCAGTTAGCTTTGGTTGGTGAACTCCTCCATCAGATAAGGGTAGTTCTGCGCCTCCTCAGCAGCATTTGACCATTCAGTCTTAGCCTCATTGGGCTTAAGGGGTAGTCCCTTGGACTGGTTTGCTTCCTTTCTCCAGGGACGTGCTCAGAGGGTAGCATTGGTCAGGAGAGCTCTGCAGTGTGTCTAGTTAATTGTGACCTACTGCAGGGTGCTCTTGTCCCTCCAGGGCTATAGAACATCTGCATCTGCCCTCTTACGATGCTCACCGGGAGGTTTGACGTGGgaggccacccacccacccacagatgGCTCCCAGCTCTTCCTCATGCTTGATAAGCTGCCCAAGGGGGTGCTGTCAAATCAAGCCCATTGTCTTGGGACCGGGACAGTCAGCTCCCTCTAAGATGGAGGTTATGGAGTGAAGTCAACCTTTGCTCTCAGTTCTGGATGGTGTTTCTTGGACTCCATAAAGAGTTTGGGGGTACGGCTAGACTCCTCCCTGTCGTTGGACAGGGACAGGTGTTAGCAGTGGGCgattccccaccgaaaaaatgagtgtagatacaaaccggtttgcgGAAAACCGagaccttttcagcacggtttcagcgtccccactgcagcttctgccccacaaacgatccttgttcccagaaatgcagcagcaactaaggattccccactgaggtggattgaacacgcgatctgctcaggggctatcctgattggctgttgtgttggggaatcgaccagtgacTCAGTTGGCTTTTTTCATCTTAGCTGTGCCTGTCAATTATCCTCATATCTCTTTTAGACTGACCGTGCTGCAGTAATGCATaccatggtcacctccagactggactactgtaatttgctctacaTGGGACTACCCTTGAAATCATTCTGGACACCTAAGATTGTGAGACTCCTCCCAGGGGTTGGGCCAGGCCCTAGTGGAGACGGCTGCCGTGGTTTGGCCCCAGAGCATTCCTGGGGggatgcctggactggcaaggcCACAGTGGGCTGGGGTGGCTGCCTGAGGGGTCTTATTAGGTCcaggagccagctgaggcaacccccccccttcttgtttCCAAATATGGCCTGACAAAggagggttgcctcagctggctcctgGGCTTGATAAGGGGCTGCTTCCCTGCACGGCCTGGGCCCAGGATGAGAGACCGCCTCCTCTGGTATATTCCCCCACAGCTGCTCTACTCTTCTTGAAGTGGTTTATTGAGGGTGCAAGGACCCTGTGAAGCCCGTCTGTCTTCCACCACATCTTCCACTGCATTTTTGCTGGCCGCTGTCTCCTGGGGAAACGCTCTGCCGGGGGAGATCCAAGCCCCTCTGGATTCATCTCAGTTCCACAGGATTTGCAACACGGACTAGTTCCAGCAGCATCCCCCCAAATGTAGGCGATGGGCTGAGTCTGTTCTTCTCTGTGTGGCTGCTGGCCTACGTGTGGCCTCTGGCTCATAGTGCTGAAGAAATCGAATGGACAAATGGTTTCTGTAGCCTAatgatcagttataattctgggtgatctccagccctcacctggaggttggcaaccctaggccagtATGTGATGTGTGAAGATAGGAAGACATTTACTGCATGTCCCTCTTCCAGATGTGGGGTCCAGAGGCCGGCTTGTAGGATGGGGATCTTGTTTCTCTTAATGGTTCAGAAAAAAGTCTCTTTTATTTGTTGAAACAGCCGTGTTCTCTCACACTCAGCAGCCATGAGAATCTGCCCAGTTGAccaatgaagaagaatttggatttatacccccctttctctcctgtaaggagactcaaagtgacttaccctctctttccccttcccccccccccccccaacaacaaacaccctgtgaggtaggtgaggctgagagagcttggaaggactgtgactagcccaaggtcacccagctggcatgtgttggagtgcacaagctaatctagttcaccagataagctcaagtggcagaacgtggaataaaacctggttctccagactagagtgcacctgctcttaaccactacaccactgctgctcctcgatTGCCCATCTCTAGACAGGTGCTCAGATGTTGCATGAGGAAAGAGCTGGTGGGGTTAGGGGTTGTAAAATCGAGGTGACACATGAATCCTGCAGCTtgttttgccttcagaaatgcccagGGCAAAGGGGGCGGGGGTCTCTTACCAGTTGTGACTGAGTGGGCCAGCCTTCCTTTGACCTGAAGGCCTCCAGATCCTGACCTCTGAGTGAAGCAGGTAATTCCCAGACCCTCACCATGTTTCCTTTCCTCCCTGCAGTTTATCACTGGATCGAGATGCGCACCAAAATGCGGATCATGGGCTTCCGGGGTGCTGCCATCAAGCCCTTGAACGAGGAGGTGGCGGCCGAGCTGGGTGCGGAACTGCTGGGTGAAGCTATAGTCTTTGGTGTGGGCGGGCTGTGCATCTTCTTGGAGTACTCCCGCCAGACAACCAACtccaagaagaaagaagaggagctgAACAGCACTCTCCTGGGTCTGCAAGAGCAAATATCAGAGCTCGCCTTGACTGTGGAAACGCTGGATGCGCAACTCCGCGAGGTCAACCGGGCACTTGTGGCTGCCCCGGCCTCTCCCAGGAAATGACTGGCCTCcggggaagatgctgctttctgGAACTGGGGCCTCAGGCGAGAGGGATGAAAgaatctttccccctccccaccacgtGGATCGGCGGAGCAGGGGGCATTATATGCATCAGGTTTTGACTGCTGGTGGATTGCCTGACCTCTTCCTACCATGTAAATAATGAATCATTAAAAATGAGTGAGAGGTTGTTCACACAGGTGATCCTGTAGGTGCTACTGCTATTGTCCGAAAACATCTTGTAAGTCCAGGGGTTTAAAGATGAGGGGCTGTATTGTTCCAGCATTGGATGTGGCAGCTGGTGGTGCTCAGAGTTAGATTGTGAATTAAATGAGGCTCAAGGAGTGTTTGTCCTGGTTTTGTCTGTCTGATTCAGCCCTCCCTTGAACAGAAGAGGACGGGGGCGGGCTGGCTTATCAATCATTCTGTCTACAACATTTTCTTAGAGTAATTCTGATTTTGTGGAATTATTCTTGGTGTTCCATAAGGAAAAGGGAATACTGAGGTGGGGGGCTCTTCCTGATCCCACTGGGTAACTCTAATCTGGTCCCTGGATGCAGCAGGTCACCTGGGCCAAATTAACCCCCAGAAGCCCAGTCTTGAGTTTCCCATCCCTCCCCCGTGACAAGCCCAGCCAAGTGACTTCATTCGACGTGCTCCATAAACCCTCAGCACTATGCAGACTAACTGCTTAAATAATTAACTTCTCTGAGAGCCTTTGCTCTCTGTTTTGCAAGACCAGAACGCAGAGGAAGCCCACAGAACCACAGTCATTCGAGGCCTGGTGAAGATCAGGGACATTTTTCCTAGCCCTGCTTCAGCAGGTAAAGGTTGCCTCAGATTTGAGATTGGTGGACTCAAAGACCTCTCCTAGTCTCTGTTTTTAGATCAGGATTACCCCGAGCGGCTACATCTCGGGCACAGCCTGAAAAGGTCAGCCTCGGAGTGGAGGGAGCTTtccagtgggggagggagaactgGATCATAGAAGTTCCTCTGTCCTGGCTGGTTGCAACGTCTTGTGTGTTCTGGAACTAAAGAACCTAAATCAGGAGCCTAaatcaaggggttttttttttgttatatctCCCCCTAAGAATCTGTTTTCATGTAGCTGCTGCCAGCCTGTCCTCACCCTCCCCTCTATTCTCACCCTCCCAAAATTATTCTGTCTACCATCAAGGGTTCCAGACGAATGGGCTGAAGTATGTCATGACCCCACATTTTTTGCTATATAAAATTCTAAAATCATTAAAGGCCATATTAGAGGGGTGAATGCATGACAGGGAAAACAATTTGTAAATAGCGTGGATTTTAAACCTCTTTCTGCagtactttttttttctcctaggaCTAGTTATAGATAACCAAACAGCTACAAAACAGGTAAATCACAGAAGTCAGAATCACACAGTGGCAtgctgctaatggggacatggggtatcccatgttcccGGGCGCATGCTGTTTCGTCACATGGAGGCACCCggcactcccccacatgacaaaatggtgtgtgcccaATCCGCACACTGCCaggccctagggagggcaggagctggcctgcagggggacccggggggggggggggggcttggttaCACAAGCAGGCACTacggcccaggagccggcctgccgccACGGCACCTATCAGAGCTGCCCCCGAGCCCCGCTCTCCCTTGGCCTTCCTTgttggctcccataagtgggacgtgaggaggcggtcatgcccccaggcaccatgtAGGCCCGGTATGCCACTGGAATCACATCAGCAGATACAGTACAGTACCACACCTGCTTTTGCCTGGATTTCTAAATAAGCTCCACTGCTACTTACTGCCAACTGTGACTCGTGGCTGGGCAGAGATCTTTGTGGAGTGGAGCCTCTGGCCTGAAGCTTGCCCCAAATACCTCCCATCTTCTGCCTTACAGGGGACAAGGGCGGAATTTTTGAATATGTACCATACTCAAAGGAGCCAAGAAGCCTCTTCGGTTCCCACGGGTTCTTCACTGGTGCTCCAAGGGAAAGTCCAGGAGCAAGAAACTTCCATTATTTAAATGACCGCCACTatgatgtactggttaagagtgttgggTTGGGATATGGGAGGCcagggttcgaatccccacttgtgccacggaagctgagtgatcttggaccagccatactgtctcaacctaacctacatcacagggctgtGAGGATGACATAGAAGAGAGAATGGTATAAGCCATGTTGGgctcccactgaggagaaaggtggggtgcccATGAATAAATAGAAATTATGTCataagagggcttatcaggcctgcaagccagctgaggcaaacctcCTTCCATTCCTAATCTGTCCAGGCAAGGAGTGAGGTTTGCCTCAGCCTGCTCTtgggcctctggagaggccacaTCCCCAGGGATAGACACTTTTCTGACACCTGTTGTAAGGTCTTGTTTTCAGAGGTTTGCCAACTAACAATattggtttttttcagtttggggTTGAGAATACTAAAATCTGCATGATTTCCAATGCCTGTGTTtgcttaaagcaaaaaaaaaaaaaagattgcaattTTCAACCCCCACACCCCCCTTAATTTTCCCAGGTGACAAAAACTAGGCCAACCTCCACTGAATCCTGCGGCCTGACAGCCAGCAGGTGGCGCCATTGCCTTAGCAAGAGGGGCCAACCCGGCTCATTTTATGCCAGGTGCTAGAAACCAGAGGGCCCTGGGTTGGTTTTGCAGGGCCACCTCCATCCCCCCCAGCCAGGGCTCATCTTTATGACTGTGAGGGGCAGGATTCTACTTTGTGCGCCATTTCGTATGTCCACtgggtttttccttctttttaaaggtGGACTAGGTCAGCAGAGCAAGGTACAGCCCAACCCTTCTAAAAACCACTTCTACCATCCAGTTGTGTTTATACCTATCAAAAGCCAAAATTTATACCTATCAAAATCCAGTTTCTGCAACACAGTGAAGGGAATAAGAATTGTCAGGGAAAGACACAAGGAAGAGGAGTTTAAGGCCCCTTGTCAGTCCACCTGTTTCAATTGTAATCCCTCCTTTGTTTGGTAAGCAGGGTTAGGGCTCGCTACGGACCCATGGTTACCCTGTAAAACATCCGATTGTTATGAGCCTACTCAGGTCTTGAAAaggccagtgtgctgtagtggttaagagcaggtagactcgaatctggataactgggtttgattttccactcctgcacatgaccagcagactctaacctggtgaataAGAGTCGTTTTCGCACTCctgcacattcctgctgggtgaccttgggtcagtcccagttctctcagccccacctatctcacaaggggcctgttgtggggagaggaagggaaggagtttgtaagcacctttgagtctccttacaggagagaaaggcaggggggtataaatccgaattcctcctcctcctcttcttcttgcagccTGAGGACCAAATCCATCCATCTTCTGTTCCACTCCTCCACCAAACACACACGGCCTGTTGACACCTAAAGCTTTTAAGCCAAAAGGCAGCCAATGAACTCCTGCATCAGGCCAAAGCACAACGGAAGGCCTCAGAAACCCTTATGAAGGAGGGACTCCCCCAAGCGGCCCCCTTTGTGGGAGGAATAAAATCGTGTGTAGCAGCGACAGCACCTGCTCCTGCCCCCCACCTTCTGCTGCTCAGTGAAAAGACACACACAGTTtgcaattttacaaaaaaaaggaaaaagatttATTCCTAGAGCAGTTTGGTGCATGGGCCTGAGATCCCGGTGCTCCTCTGCAGGTGAGTGGGTGCCCTGGGGCAGGAGAGTGCGTAGAAATTGGGCAAACACCCAGCAATCAGTCAAAACAATTTAAGAACAATCAAAATATAATATCCCATCCAGCtcaataaaacaacacaaaaataaaaaaattacagcTTGGTAGAAAATGCAAGCGTCCGGCCAGTGCCCGGTCCTCCCCAAGGAGGCAGAGTGGTGAAAacttgtctttaaaaaataataataaaagagaggTATGGATTGGGGTtccagataaaacattttaaaagctaccCAGTCTTGGTGTAAAACAAGAGAAGCCAGGAGAAAGTGTGTGTAATGAGGCAAGGtccggggacaaggtgaggggGTCATGCATTGTGGACGGGGGGCAGTCAGGGACTGAGGCCCAGGGATGGTGACCAGCAGGAAAGCCACCCCCTGAAACCGCCTCCTGTGCTCCCCACCCTGAAAGGAAGCCTGGCCCCCAACACTGCTACACGGAGAAGGGAGGTGGGCAGGGACCTCTGGGCCAGGCAAGGCCCCGGTGGCTGGCAGCTTTCCGGAAATGTCTCCAGTGTCATCGcaggtgggatcccccccccccgccccacccagcaCAAGAGCCCAGCTCCTGGCTTCCCTCTCTCCCAAGGACCCTCGCTCTGGTCTGGCTGCCCAccccctggggggaaaaaagaacgcaCTACAGTCTCATGTTGGGGaaaagggggcagggaagagtcTGGTCTTCTCTGGGAAtggcacaggggaggggggaggaaccagtcccctctccctccctgggAAACAGCCTCTGGTGGgagaggaggggcgggaggagggggCTGCTATTGCTCTGGGTAAGGCACGGGTGGGGGTCCTGCCcttcttgggggaggggctgccacAGATGgtgtccctctcccccaccctgaaattgCACAGTGAGGGCCAGAGGCCTGGGAGCCAACAGGTCGGGGGGTGTGGATCTTTGGGGGGGGTGCAGGAGGGTCTTTTtgaacttttctctctcttttttctgtttttattctttttctgcaCATTTGGGAGAGTTCATCGGCTGACTCCAGGCGGCACTGAGAAGAGGCtgaagggggtgtgtgtgggcgggtgggggggggggctaaggggAGCCCCGTTTCCGCAGCTCCGTTATGAAtgctggggagagagagagaaggcaagtGAAGTCATGCAGAACAGCATTCTGAGGGCAAAGGACGGCAGCTGTTATGGACTGTGCCCAGGTGTCACCCACTGCTTCTCTCACAGTAAGCAACTCCAGATTTTTTTGCATCCTGTTCCCAATGACCTGTGCCTAATTTCATAGCCCTGTCCTCTAAATTCATCCACTTTCATCCACGTTGCAAGGGACTGGTGCTCAGCACTTTCATTTCCCACTGGGATCCAGTCTAAATCATGCTCTCTCTTACACAAGTTTCATAATTCCTTGCATTTGGTAACTAGAAATATCCGGTGTTGCTCTGGCACCACACCGTTCCTAAGCACAGCCACCAAGCACAGTAATTCCTGAGTGGCTCAAAGTAGAAACAAGTTCTCCATCTCTGGTTCTGGGAACATTTCGATTCTTTATAAGAGTGTCTCTTATTTGCACAAGCCCTTTCATCACCTGGGGCTGCACCTGCTGGACAGGGTGGAAATGGCTTTACTTGCATCTGCTGAGAGGCTGGCAGAGGGGCAGGAGGCCAACCTTTCCCCTACCCTAGTAACAGCTGGCTGACAGACAGGAGAAACTCATGCCTCCCCTTGAAGGGAAAGTGCTTGTACAATGGGGATGTTCCTCCTGCGTGTCTCAAAGTTGGCACTGAAAGATTCCTTGCAAGAGACGTACCGTCCCTCTCATGCAGCAGGaagtttgaccccccccccatttgaagcATAGAAAAAAGGGATAAGAAAGGAAATGAATgaaagatatatttttaaaaatgactccaAGACAATATATGCTCCAATATGCATTTCAAGGGTAGGGAAAGATTCTCTTTCCCCATCTTGACGCCTTGGAGCCGCGGAGAGCTGTGTgatccttccaaggtcagcagTGGAACCTGCTTGGTCCCCACAGACTTGTTTGTTCCAGTCccgtctctcttccctccctccaactTGCTCACTCACCTTGTATGATCTCCTCTTTCACCTTCTGGAGCTCTTTCCGGACCTCCTGCAGTAGTTCCTAGGGAGAGGGGAAGGTGTTAGGAGTGGAAACTGGACAGAGATATGCGGTGGGAGGGAAAATCTCCCTTGCCAGCTGTAAAGCCGGCCCCCTAACTTTTGAAATCTGTTGGTGTTTCAAGAGGATGTGGCCCCTGCCATCTCTGCCGTCAATCTTGGCCTGCGAAGCTCAACAGCCAAAAGATTGTGACGATTAATGCCTTTCTGTTTGATTGCATTTAGGCTATTCACTGTGTCTCAAAGCAAACAGTGCAAGTTAAgtacagtcaacaggatggggCATCCAACGAACAAGGCTTGGACTGGAAACAGACCCCTCACACAGAGCTGGAACAATATGCTAAGTCAAGTGGTGCAGGGACTGCCTGGTCTGAAGCCGACGGGCAGCAACACAGGTGACCACGGCCACCGGCCTCATCCCTTTAGCCGGGTGACTTTCATTACAGTTCAGTCCGACTGACCCAGGCAGAGAAATTCAGCCTGGCCCCAGCAGCTACATTCTGCCTCTACACTCAGGCATCCCACTGGCTTGGCAC of Sphaerodactylus townsendi isolate TG3544 linkage group LG06, MPM_Stown_v2.3, whole genome shotgun sequence contains these proteins:
- the OPA3 gene encoding optic atrophy 3 protein, translating into MVAGAFPLAKLMYLGVRQLSKPLAARIKAGARASPFFRQYICGPPAQIYHWIEMRTKMRIMGFRGAAIKPLNEEVAAELGAELLGEAIVFGVGGLCIFLEYSRQTTNSKKKEEELNSTLLGLQEQISELALTVETLDAQLREVNRALVAAPASPRK